Genomic segment of Sulfurovum sp. UBA12169:
AAGAGTGCCCTACAATAAAATACTCAATGCTCTATTTGGTTTAGCAGACTATATCACTTCAGGATTCAACAAAGAGTCTCTGCAAACAATGATTGCATGGACGCTGGCAGCATCATTTTTAGCAGTATTTGCAGGATTCTCCTATGGAGATTCGCCACTATTTGGCAACAGAGCTTTTTTGAGCATGGATTGGATTGCAATCGCGGTTGCTTCCATTCTTATCATAGCAATCATTGCAACGGTGCTGATGCATAAAAACAGATTGGCTTCACTTGTTTCGCTTGGGGTCGCAGGACTTATTGTTTCATTGATATTTATTAAGTTTTCAGCACCTGATTTGGCTTTAACCCAACTTAGCGTTGAAGTGGTGACGATAATACTCATACTGCTTGCGCTTTATTATCTTCCGCAATATACACCAAAAGAATCATCTAAATTCAAAATAATCCAAGACCTCATTCTCTCTATTGGCGGAGGCGTAGGCGTTTTTGTGCTTACTTTGGCGGTATTAAGCAGAGAATATACCGCTATTGGAACCTATTTTTTAGAAAATGCGCTCACAGGCGGCGGCGGAACAAATGTCGTCAATGTGATTTTGGTTGATTTTAGAGGATTTGATACCCTGGGAGAGATTACTGTTTTAGCGATTGCCGGACTTGGCATACTTGCCATGCTTCAAGGACTCAAACTCTATGCACCGTCAAAAGACATCCATGGGTTTGCCTGGTCAACAGATATCTATCCATCAATACTTCAAACACTTGCGAGATTGCTGCTTCCATTGATGCTCATGGTGAGTATCTATATATTTTTAAGAGGACATAATCTTCCCGGCGGAGGATTTATTGCCGGGCTCATTGCTTCCATAGCGCTTGTTGTTCAGTATCTTGCAAATGGAATAGCATGGACAAGAAAAAGAATTCCTTTTGGTACCCACAATCTGATTGCTTACGGATTACTGATTGCTGTGGCGACAGGACTTGTATCAATGGCGATCGGGTATCCGTTTTTAACTTCTGCCTTTACGCATCTTGATTGGCCCTTGATCGGGGAATTTGAGATTGCCAGCGCTATTGCTTTTGATCTGGGAGTCTTCCTGGTTGTGGTTGGCACTACCGTTATGATACTTGTGCAGCTAGGTAAACTAAGTCTCAATTCCCACAAAACTCACAAAAAAAAATCTAAAGAGGGGCAAAACCTATGGAAATAATACTTGCTTTAATTATTGCTGTTTTAACGGCTGCGGGTATATTTTTAATACTCCGGGCAAGAACCTATCCTGTGGTTTTGGGACTTACCATGCTTGCTTACGGCGTCAATCTTTTTTTATTTGCCATGGGAAGATTGCATATTGACAAAGCTGCTATTTTAAAAAATAACGCAGAATATGCCGATCCTCTTCCTCAGGCACTTGTTTTAACAGCCATTGTTATCGGATTTGCCATGACTGCATTTGTCATCGCACTTTCTTTAAAAGCCTACAGTAAATTTGGAAACGATCACGTAAACGGAACACCCGCAAAAAGGAAAGACAAATAATGCATCTAGCTATTTTGCCCATTTTAATTCCTTTGATGGCAGGGATTTTATTGCTTCTTGTTAAACATTTTGGACTAAAAAATCAAAGAATTTTATCAGTTACCATGATGATAGTTTTGATCATCATCTCTTTTTTGGCATTGTTTCAGGTTTTACAAAACAATCTCGTCATCTATGCGGTTGGCGGTTGGCAAGCTCCTTTTGGCATCGTCTTGGTTCTGGATAGGTTATCCATTTTAATGGTTATCGTCACATCACTTTTAGCCCTTGGCGCATTGTGGTATGCCATAGCCAGCGATACAGACAAAATGGGTGCGCACTTTCATGTCCTTTTTCAATTACAGCTTTTTGGTCTAAATGGTGCTTTTTTAACGGGAGATCTCTTTAACTTATTTGTATTTTTTGAGATTTTACTCCTTGCTTCGTACAGTCTGCTGCTTCATGGTGAGGGCAACGGAAGAACAAAAGCCGGGCTTCATTATGTGGTGATCAACCTTGTAGGATCAACTTTATTTTTATTTGCAGTTGGCACGCTCTATGGGATTGTTGGCACCTTGAACATAGCAGATCTTGCCAATAAAATATCTATTTTACCAAGCAGCAATGTAGGTATTGTCGCAGCTGCTGGACTTTTGCTTTTGGTTGTATTTGGATTAAAGGCGGCTATGTTTCCGCTTTATCTGTGGTTGCCCGGTGCATACAGCAAAACGTCGGCTCCTGTTGCGGCGCTTTTTGCCATTATGACCAAAGTCGGAATTTATGCCATCATAAGAGTACATGGTACTATTTTTAGTGACAATGCCGGTGAACTTGCGAACTACTATGCACCTTGGGTATTGAACGCCGGGCTTATAACACTTGTTATGGCCACTTTTGGCGCCATGAGCGCAAAAGAACTTAAAAATCAGATAGCTTACTTAGTGCTTGCTTCGGTGTCAACACTTCTCATTTCCATAGGAATGCATAGTGTTGCCGCCATGAGCGGGGCAATTTATTATATGATTCATTCTACGCTTATAGCCGGCGGCTTTTTTTTGCTTTCAGATATCATTGTGCGTTCAAGAGGCCAAATAAGAGGAAAGCTTATAAAAGCACCTTTATTTAGCAATAGTGTTTTTATCGGCAGTTTGTTTTTTTTGTATGCGGTCGCGATCGCGTCAATGCCCCCTCTTTCAGGTTTTTTTGGAAAACTAATGATACTTTTTGCTGCTATCGATCATCAGCACGCAGGAATAATTTTGACTGTTGTTTTGCTAAGCGGTTTGTTTATTGTCGTCACTTTGGCAAAGACCGGCTCTCAGATATTTTACGATACGGACAATTCGGTTGAGCCGATTCACACAAAGATCACGAACAAATATTTTTCTCCTGTACTATTTTTATTTATATTTGCTCCGCTTATGGCAATCTTTGCAAATCCGATCACCGAGTTTACCCATCATACAGCAGAAATGATCTTTAATACAAACGCTTACATTGAGGCGGTTTTAAATATCTCCACGGAGACACGCCAATGAAAAAAATAAAAACTTTTTTACCGCATCCCATTCTAAGTATCGCGCTGGTATTTATGTGGCTCTTGCTCAACAATACATTATCTGCAGGACATGTTATGCTGGGTACCATTCTTGCCGTTTTGATACCCTGGTTTACCTCTGATTTCTGGCCTGAGCAGATTTGCGTAAAACATCCTTTAACTTTTTTGAAATTCACCGGCATAGTAGCGTACGACATACTTGTAGCAAATATTGCTGTTTCGAGGCTGATACTGGGTCCGAACAAAAATCTAAAACCAACCTTTTTCAATCTTCCGCTTGATATAAAACATCCTCTTGGGATAAGCCTGTTAGCCAGTACCATTTCACTGACGCCCGGTACTGTGAGTTGTGATTTGAGCGAGGATAAAACATATCTCATCATTCACGGTCTGAGCATAAACAATATAGATCAAGCTATCGATGAAATAAAAACAAGATATGAAAAACCGCTTATGGAGGTATTTAAACTATGCTAGAATTTGTACTTTCTGTTGCTATTGGTATGATTGTTGTGGCACTTTTTTTAAATGTCTACAGGCTCATTGCCGGTCCCGGCATACCCGATAGAATTTTAGCCTTAGATACACTTTACATCAATTCCATTGTATTGTTAATCCTTTTTGGTCTGTACCTTGGAAGCACTTTATACTTTGAAGCTGCTTTGCTTATTGCGGTAATGGGATTTGTAGGCACCGTTGCGCTTAGCAAATATTTGCTTCGCGGCGATATCATAGAATAAGGGAGATAACATGTTTGAAATTGTACTGGCTATACTTGTTTTTGTGGGTGCTTTTTTTACACTGGTTGGTTCTATCGGCATCGTGAAGCTGCCGGATTTTTTTACGAGACTTCATGGTCCCACAAAAGCTACCACTTTGGGTGCGGGAGCTATTTTAATAGCTTCGAGTATTTTCTTTTTTGTCAGTTCGGGCGAATTGAGCCTTCATGAAATTCTTATTACGCTTTTTTTATTTATAACTGCTCCGATAAGCGCCCATCTAATGGCAAAATCAGCCTTGCATTTAAAGCAAAAAGAAAACAATAAATAGTGCTGAAAAAAGCAAAAC
This window contains:
- a CDS encoding Na+/H+ antiporter subunit C, with product MEIILALIIAVLTAAGIFLILRARTYPVVLGLTMLAYGVNLFLFAMGRLHIDKAAILKNNAEYADPLPQALVLTAIVIGFAMTAFVIALSLKAYSKFGNDHVNGTPAKRKDK
- a CDS encoding monovalent cation/H+ antiporter subunit D — protein: MHLAILPILIPLMAGILLLLVKHFGLKNQRILSVTMMIVLIIISFLALFQVLQNNLVIYAVGGWQAPFGIVLVLDRLSILMVIVTSLLALGALWYAIASDTDKMGAHFHVLFQLQLFGLNGAFLTGDLFNLFVFFEILLLASYSLLLHGEGNGRTKAGLHYVVINLVGSTLFLFAVGTLYGIVGTLNIADLANKISILPSSNVGIVAAAGLLLLVVFGLKAAMFPLYLWLPGAYSKTSAPVAALFAIMTKVGIYAIIRVHGTIFSDNAGELANYYAPWVLNAGLITLVMATFGAMSAKELKNQIAYLVLASVSTLLISIGMHSVAAMSGAIYYMIHSTLIAGGFFLLSDIIVRSRGQIRGKLIKAPLFSNSVFIGSLFFLYAVAIASMPPLSGFFGKLMILFAAIDHQHAGIILTVVLLSGLFIVVTLAKTGSQIFYDTDNSVEPIHTKITNKYFSPVLFLFIFAPLMAIFANPITEFTHHTAEMIFNTNAYIEAVLNISTETRQ
- a CDS encoding Na+/H+ antiporter subunit E; the encoded protein is MKKIKTFLPHPILSIALVFMWLLLNNTLSAGHVMLGTILAVLIPWFTSDFWPEQICVKHPLTFLKFTGIVAYDILVANIAVSRLILGPNKNLKPTFFNLPLDIKHPLGISLLASTISLTPGTVSCDLSEDKTYLIIHGLSINNIDQAIDEIKTRYEKPLMEVFKLC
- a CDS encoding K+/H+ antiporter subunit F encodes the protein MLEFVLSVAIGMIVVALFLNVYRLIAGPGIPDRILALDTLYINSIVLLILFGLYLGSTLYFEAALLIAVMGFVGTVALSKYLLRGDIIE
- a CDS encoding Na+/H+ antiporter subunit G encodes the protein MFEIVLAILVFVGAFFTLVGSIGIVKLPDFFTRLHGPTKATTLGAGAILIASSIFFFVSSGELSLHEILITLFLFITAPISAHLMAKSALHLKQKENNK